Proteins encoded within one genomic window of Streptomyces rubradiris:
- a CDS encoding DUF485 domain-containing protein produces the protein MATETPPPAQTPTRLPSAEEFTEVQQSAEFGELRRAHRSFAFPLTIAFAAWYLLYVLLSNYAGDFMGIKVAGHINVALVLGLAQFLTTFLIAWWYARRAATRLDPRAEAIKSRMEGGA, from the coding sequence GTGGCTACCGAGACACCGCCACCCGCGCAGACCCCGACCCGCCTTCCCTCCGCCGAGGAGTTCACCGAGGTGCAGCAGAGCGCGGAGTTCGGTGAACTGCGCCGCGCCCACCGCTCCTTCGCCTTCCCCCTGACGATCGCCTTCGCCGCCTGGTACCTGCTGTACGTCCTGCTGTCCAACTACGCGGGCGACTTCATGGGCATCAAGGTGGCCGGCCACATCAACGTCGCCCTCGTCCTGGGCCTCGCCCAGTTCCTCACCACGTTCCTGATCGCCTGGTGGTACGCCCGCCGCGCCGCCACCCGGCTCGACCCCCGGGCCGAGGCCATCAAGTCCCGGATGGAGGGCGGAGCATGA